In Desulfonatronum thiodismutans, the genomic window AAGTAGAGACTTTCAGAAGTATTTGATGTTGACGAAATTGACTGGGTTCGATCCACAGGAGCGGCTCAGGGGATAGTATGTCGAGATAAAAGCGAATTCTATCGGCTTTCCCACCAGCCACCAGTCCGTTATTTTCGCACTTAGGAAATGCCTCTGTTAGTCACTTTACGGTGAAGATAAAAAAGAGAAAAAAGAATAAAAATTATCGCCCAATCGAAGCTAAACTCGGAGTCAGAGCTTAACGAACAACCACCGCCACTACCACCGCCACTAGCATTGTCACTATCATCGACGCTCTGAATCAGATCGAAAAAAGTCCGAGCGATCAATTCATGCCCTGCGGAGTTAGGGTATTGACCATAGTGTATATATTGTTCATTCCAGGAAAAAACCTCTTCGAGGTCAGCGAGCAAGACCCCTTCCTCTGCTGCTATCGTTCTGATCATCGAATTCAGCGATATTATATCATCTCGTTTCCAACTGCGATTTTCAAATACCGGAGTTAATGTAGCAATAATTGGTATTGTTTTGTTTTGTTTTGCTAATCTGACCATTGCACGGAGGTTTATATTTGTAGTTCTCACACTAACTCTTCCGATGTCATTGAGGCCATACAAAATTGTTACTATGCCGGGGTTGTTTTTTTTCAAATCAGAAGGCATAAATGCAAGTCCTTCGCTGCTTTCCGCACGCGATCTCCCAGCGTTAACTACTGTCTTTCCTGT contains:
- a CDS encoding SGNH/GDSL hydrolase family protein, with translation MGKIDKLFSFPLSSLILFCLSFCIPLNFALASNSTLLETIKAHDYGTNNPSVILCLGDSITAGSYTSSENIYTTRLQDLTGKTVVNAGRSRAESSEGLAFMPSDLKKNNPGIVTILYGLNDIGRVSVRTTNINLRAMVRLAKQNKTIPIIATLTPVFENRSWKRDDIISLNSMIRTIAAEEGVLLADLEEVFSWNEQYIHYGQYPNSAGHELIARTFFDLIQSVDDSDNASGGGSGGGCSLSSDSEFSFDWAIIFILFSLFYLHRKVTNRGIS